A window of the Pongo abelii isolate AG06213 chromosome 10, NHGRI_mPonAbe1-v2.0_pri, whole genome shotgun sequence genome harbors these coding sequences:
- the LOC100456760 gene encoding LOW QUALITY PROTEIN: isocitrate dehydrogenase [NADP] cytoplasmic-like (The sequence of the model RefSeq protein was modified relative to this genomic sequence to represent the inferred CDS: inserted 1 base in 1 codon): MELDLHSYDLGIENRDATNDQVTKDAAEAIKKYNVGVKCATITXDEKRVEEFKLKQMWKSPNGTIRNILGGTVFREAIFCKNIPWLVSGWVKPIIIGHHAYGDQYRATDFVVPGPGKVEISYTPSDGTQKVTYLVHNFEEGGGVAMGMYNQDKSVEDFAHSSFQMALSKGWPLYLSTKNTILKKYDGRFKDIFQEIYDKQYKSQFEAQKIWYEHRLIDDMVAQAMKSEGGFTWACKNYDDDMQSDSVAQGYGSLGMMTSVLVCPDGKTVEAEAAHGTVTRHYRMYQKGQEMSTNPIASIFAWTRGLAHRAKLDNNKELAFFANALEEVSIETIEAGFMTKDLAACIKGLPNVQRSDYLNTFEFMDKLGENLQIKLAQAKL; this comes from the exons ATGGAATTGGATCTACATAGCTATGATTTAGGCATAGAGAATCGTGATGCCACCAACGACCAAGTCACCAAGGATGCTGCAGAAGCTATAAAGAAGTATAATGTTGGTGTCAAATGTGCCACTATCA CTGACGAGAAGAGGGTTGAGGAGTTCAAGTTGAAACAAATGTGGAAATCACCAAATGGCACCATAAGAAATATTCTGGGTGGCACGGTCTTCAGAGAAGCCATTTTCTGCAAAAATATCCCCTGGCTTGTGAGTGGATGGGTAAAACCTATCATCATAGGTCATCATGCTTATGGGGATCAATACAGAGCAACTGATTTTGTTGTTCCTGGGCCTGGAAAAGTAGAGATAAGCTACACACCAAGTGACGGAACCCAAAAGGTGACATACCTGGTACATAACTTTGAAGAGGGTGGTGGTGTTGCCATGGGGATGTATAATCAAGATAAGTCAGTTGAAGATTTTGCACACAGTTCCTTCCAAATGGCTCTGTCTAAGGGTTGGCCTTTGTATCTGAGCACCAAAAACACTATTCTGAAGAAATATGATGGGCGTTTTAAAGACATCTTTCAGGAGATATATGACAAGCAGTACAAGTCCCAATTTGAAGCCCAAAAGATCTGGTATGAGCATAGGCTCATCGACGACATGGTGGCCCAAGCTATGAAATCAGAGGGAGGCTTCACCTGGGCCTGTAAAAACTATGATGATGACATGCAGTCAGACTCTGTGGCCCAAGGGTATGGCTCTCTCGGCATGATGACCAGCGTGCTGGTTTGTCCAGATGGCAAGACAGTAGAAGCAGAGGCTGCCCATGGGACTGTAACCCGTCACTACCGCATGTACCAGAAAGGACAGGAGATGTCCACCAATCCCATTGCTTCCATTTTTGCCTGGACCAGAGGGTTAGCCCACAGAGCAAAGCTTGATAACAATAAAGAGCTTGCCTTCTTTGCAAATGCTTTGGAAGAAGTCTCTATTGAGACAATTGAGGCTGGCTTCATGACCAAGGACTTGGCTGCTTGCATTAAAGGTTTACCCAATGTGCAACGTTCTGACTACTTGAATACGTTTGAGTTCATGGACAAACTTGGAGAAAACTTGCAGATCAAACTAGCTCAGGCCAAACTTTAA